From Onychostoma macrolepis isolate SWU-2019 chromosome 05, ASM1243209v1, whole genome shotgun sequence, one genomic window encodes:
- the fkbp6 gene encoding inactive peptidyl-prolyl cis-trans isomerase FKBP6, with product MSTNGRTSRILQFIAPDERRQFGIETPFQRLAWQMQDILGDGGILKEVVHAGEGPPVPKHASVSIHFSGFIEYSDAPFETTSHLKYPRMMKLGRDVTLYGLELGLLTMKKGEFSRFLFKPKYAYGDLGCPPHIPPLATVLYEVQVLDFLDSAQVDEFMDLSMEEQNNVPLATFLNVLDTQRSFGNLCFNKKRYEDARERYKQAMTLFQNRESVDEEEKKRLNEMKLPFLLNLSLTYLKLEKPQKALCYGQKVLDISPQNTKALFRCGQACLEMNDYEKAQDYLTLAQAKKPFDPDINTLLRKLALCYKDYLDKERDMCSKMFSGFKGMEK from the exons ATGTCAACAAACGGCAGGACCTCGAGAATATTACAGTTCATAGCACCAGATGAGCGCCGTCAGTTTGGAATCGAG ACTCCATTCCAGCGTCTGGCTTGGCAAATGCAAGACATATTAGGGGATGGAGGAATTCTCAAAGAGGTTGTCCATGCAGGAGAAGGTCCACCTGTACCCAAGCATGCCTCTGTATCAA TTCATTTCTCTGGTTTCATTGAGTACTCTGACGCACCATTTGAGACAACCAGCCACCTTAAATATCCACGAATGATGAAGCTTGGTAGAG ATGTTACTTTGTATGGCCTAGAGCTTGGTCTTCTTACTATGAAGAAAGGCGAGTTTTCCCGTTTTCTTTTCAAGCCCAAATATGCCTATGGGGACCTTGGATGCCCCCCGCACATACCTCCATTAGCCACAGTCCTCTATGAGGTGCAAGTCCTCGATTTCCTGGACTCGGCACAAGTGGATGAATTCATGGATTTGAGTATG GAAGAGCAGAACAATGTTCCTCTGGCCACGTTTCTGAATGTACTGGACACACAGCGGAGCTTTGGCAACCTCTGCTTCAATAAGAAGCGCTATGAAGATGCTCGAGAGCGATACAAACAG GCCATGACACTTTTCCAGAATCGTGAGTCGGTGGATGAAGAAGAGAAGAAGCGTCTTAACGAAATGAAATTGCCTTTCCTGCTCAACCTCTCACTCACGTACCTCAAACTGGAGAAACCCCAGAAGGCCCTTTGCTACGGTCAGAAAGTGCTGGACATCAGCCCTCAGAACACTAAAGCGCTCTTCCGCTGCGGCCAG GCCTGTTTGGAGATGAATGACTATGAGAAGGCACAAGATTACCTAACACTCGCTCAGGCGAAAAAGCCATTCGATCCTGACATCAACACCTTGCTGAGAAAGCTTGCTCT CTGCTACAAGGACTATTTGGACAAAGAGAGAGATATGTGCTCCAAGATGTTCTCGGGTTTTAAAGGAATGGAAAAGTGA